The following are from one region of the Stigmatella ashevillena genome:
- a CDS encoding GNAT family N-acetyltransferase, whose protein sequence is MTTLETSPTHVVRIRPAALADAATLTEIGARTFRDTFAADNTPEDVEAFLASHYRPEIQEAELKDPRNLYLLAEVSGVPAGFALLRDGAREQGVQTERPLNLSRLYVDRPFLGVRVGAALMLRCLEEGRTRRHDVLWLGVWERNARARAFYSRWGFTEVGEMHFLLGNDLQRDLVLVLAL, encoded by the coding sequence ATGACGACTCTCGAGACGAGTCCCACGCACGTCGTGAGGATCCGCCCTGCGGCGCTGGCGGACGCGGCGACCCTGACGGAGATCGGCGCGCGCACGTTCCGAGACACCTTCGCCGCCGACAACACCCCCGAGGACGTGGAGGCGTTCCTCGCCTCGCACTACCGGCCGGAGATCCAGGAAGCGGAGCTGAAGGATCCGCGCAACCTGTACCTGCTGGCGGAGGTCTCCGGAGTCCCCGCAGGCTTCGCCCTGCTACGTGATGGAGCCCGCGAGCAGGGCGTGCAGACCGAGCGCCCGCTCAATCTGTCCCGCCTGTACGTGGACCGGCCCTTTCTGGGCGTCAGGGTGGGGGCCGCGCTCATGCTCCGCTGTTTGGAGGAGGGGCGAACTCGGAGGCATGACGTGCTGTGGTTGGGAGTGTGGGAACGCAATGCCCGCGCACGGGCCTTCTACTCGCGTTGGGGCTTCACCGAGGTGGGCGAGATGCACTTCCTGCTGGGAAACGACTTGCAACGCGATCTCGTGCTCGTCCTGGCGCTCTGA
- a CDS encoding leucine-rich repeat domain-containing protein, producing MSKDRSGKVHVENHEEPASAAEVLPIPELLAFAPGRARAMLDEGLRERPESAPLRYRLALLHERQGHRDEALAALREAVAREPRLLEAAATDFAALDRLFLHEIGLETVPEAIGDFTRLKTLDLGHNLINALPDSIGTLRELEVLYVHENRLTKLPDALGELSAVTYLNAGENPLARLPDAIGRMSSLIELRLLHAGLHELPTAIGRLASLRELHLRGNHLTALPAAIGELRELRHLDLRENRLTALPDAIAGLPRLRVLDLRANPLRTLPPGLNAMHALEKLDLRWTGLSPPPGLRERGCVVLV from the coding sequence ATGTCCAAAGACCGGTCCGGGAAGGTCCATGTCGAGAACCACGAGGAGCCTGCCAGCGCAGCGGAAGTCCTGCCCATCCCCGAACTTCTCGCCTTCGCGCCAGGACGGGCGAGGGCCATGCTGGACGAGGGCCTTCGTGAGCGCCCCGAGAGCGCCCCCCTGCGCTACAGGCTGGCACTTCTGCACGAGCGTCAAGGTCACCGCGACGAGGCCCTCGCTGCCTTGCGAGAAGCCGTGGCACGCGAGCCGAGGTTGTTGGAGGCGGCGGCAACGGACTTCGCGGCGCTCGACCGGCTCTTCCTTCACGAGATTGGCTTGGAGACCGTTCCGGAGGCCATTGGGGACTTCACTCGACTGAAGACACTGGACCTCGGCCACAATCTCATCAACGCGCTGCCGGACAGCATCGGCACGCTGCGCGAACTTGAGGTCCTCTACGTCCATGAGAATCGACTCACCAAGCTTCCCGACGCACTCGGCGAACTCTCCGCGGTGACATACCTGAATGCCGGCGAGAATCCGCTGGCCCGACTGCCGGACGCCATCGGACGGATGAGCAGCCTCATTGAGCTACGCCTGCTCCATGCGGGGCTCCATGAGCTGCCCACCGCCATCGGAAGGCTCGCGTCCCTCCGCGAGTTGCACCTGCGCGGCAACCACCTGACTGCGCTCCCAGCGGCAATCGGTGAATTGCGCGAACTGCGCCACCTCGACCTGCGTGAGAATCGCCTCACCGCCCTTCCAGACGCCATTGCGGGGCTGCCTCGGCTTCGTGTCCTCGATTTGCGTGCCAATCCGCTCCGGACCCTGCCACCCGGTCTGAACGCGATGCACGCCCTGGAGAAACTGGACCTGCGCTGGACCGGACTGTCCCCTCCGCCGGGCCTCCGCGAACGCGGCTGCGTCGTGCTGGTCTAG